Proteins found in one uncultured Desulfuromonas sp. genomic segment:
- a CDS encoding PilN domain-containing protein produces the protein MAFLPKTHVLLCCEHRLLLYQVQGQKIVFSQEWSLGDEGGFAAALLEVGQVSAQKSDEALIVGFPLNAFNFVHFTLPNAAQENLDEAVGYELMRHVAYDLSQAWYDYQLSEQGGSLRIDVMLALRLPLQQQLAAISAAGLTVTGMAPTLLVAAWLTGHNGLFVQGGDKTLECLTCRSGHVELAVSRDCANTSDSQLLQPLPQELSADDELCVLDENALTEKISQQMDRTLRVFALGVGDSVSSLKALPHRIDLVPPHVLRQRRLRLRLLIGAGLLFAVSLLVYPAAEWLGKQSALAGLDSQISEMRHQVEALSTLREQNQEMKDRVERLAAYVQGRTRPLDLLKEVTDVLTAETWLSAFEIHEQQLILRGTTADATAVLEALATSPLLQDVKFDSPVVKKGTLETFSIVATLK, from the coding sequence GCTGTATCAGGTGCAGGGCCAGAAAATTGTTTTTTCCCAGGAATGGTCTCTGGGCGATGAGGGAGGCTTTGCCGCCGCACTGCTGGAAGTCGGTCAGGTTTCGGCGCAAAAAAGCGATGAGGCTCTCATTGTCGGCTTTCCCCTCAATGCGTTTAATTTCGTTCATTTTACGTTGCCGAATGCCGCCCAGGAGAATCTGGACGAAGCGGTCGGTTATGAGCTGATGCGCCATGTGGCGTATGATCTGTCTCAAGCCTGGTATGATTATCAGCTTTCGGAACAGGGCGGCAGTCTGCGGATTGACGTGATGTTGGCCCTGCGCTTGCCGCTTCAACAACAGCTAGCGGCGATTTCCGCCGCTGGTTTAACGGTGACCGGGATGGCTCCGACACTGCTTGTCGCGGCATGGCTCACCGGTCACAACGGCCTTTTTGTTCAGGGCGGCGACAAAACACTGGAATGTTTGACCTGTCGCTCCGGCCACGTTGAGTTGGCTGTTTCGCGAGACTGTGCCAATACATCCGACAGTCAGCTTTTGCAGCCTCTTCCGCAGGAGCTATCGGCAGATGATGAACTCTGTGTGCTGGACGAAAATGCTTTGACGGAAAAAATCAGTCAACAGATGGATCGAACGTTGCGGGTCTTTGCGCTGGGGGTCGGTGATTCCGTCTCGTCACTCAAGGCGTTGCCGCATCGTATCGATCTGGTTCCGCCGCATGTGCTGCGACAGCGACGGTTACGTCTTCGGCTGCTGATTGGTGCCGGTCTGCTTTTTGCGGTGAGTCTTCTGGTGTATCCTGCGGCGGAATGGCTGGGGAAACAAAGTGCCCTGGCCGGTCTTGACAGTCAGATTAGCGAGATGCGTCATCAGGTGGAAGCGCTGTCGACACTGCGAGAACAGAATCAGGAGATGAAGGATCGTGTGGAACGCCTTGCCGCTTATGTGCAGGGACGGACCCGGCCCCTTGATCTGCTCAAGGAAGTGACGGATGTCCTGACGGCGGAAACCTGGTTAAGCGCTTTTGAAATCCATGAACAACAATTGATCCTGCGCGGAACCACTGCTGACGCCACTGCCGTTCTCGAGGCTCTGGCAACATCGCCGTTGCTGCAGGATGTCAAGTTTGATTCTCCCGTGGTGAAAAAAGGGACGTTGGAAACATTTTCCATCGTCGCAACACTCAAGTAA
- the gspM gene encoding type II secretion system protein GspM, which translates to MMKFTRPTSLTSLQPNQLLIPVAIFLFILVAGRWAMDQWHSHLADQDQMLELRLMQRDKYQRIIENSTAYEKLNTSLANMQETVDQKRLFKAASEALSQARFQNLIKDLATKNHIDIRSTRAVSLKAQEQVQRVGLRIDAKGEIGAIRDFLVDLRNDPHYIFISSLEVRTINPREQRYYYLTAELVAIQDL; encoded by the coding sequence ATGATGAAATTTACGCGGCCAACATCGTTAACATCACTTCAACCGAATCAGCTGTTGATTCCGGTGGCTATCTTTCTATTTATTCTGGTCGCCGGTCGTTGGGCCATGGATCAATGGCACAGCCATCTTGCCGATCAGGATCAGATGCTTGAGCTGCGCCTGATGCAACGGGATAAATACCAGCGCATTATCGAGAACAGCACGGCTTATGAAAAGCTGAATACGTCCCTGGCGAACATGCAGGAAACGGTTGATCAAAAACGTCTGTTCAAGGCTGCATCTGAAGCCTTGTCCCAAGCACGCTTTCAGAATTTGATCAAAGATTTGGCAACAAAGAATCATATCGATATCCGTTCCACCAGGGCAGTCTCTTTAAAGGCGCAGGAGCAGGTGCAGCGGGTCGGCTTGCGGATTGACGCCAAGGGGGAGATCGGTGCCATTCGGGACTTTTTGGTCGATTTGCGAAATGACCCCCATTATATTTTTATTTCCTCTCTGGAGGTTCGCACCATCAATCCAAGGGAACAACGTTATTACTACCTTACGGCTGAGCTTGTGGCCATACAGG